Proteins from one Carcharodon carcharias isolate sCarCar2 chromosome 37 unlocalized genomic scaffold, sCarCar2.pri SUPER_37_unloc_1, whole genome shotgun sequence genomic window:
- the LOC121274504 gene encoding histone H2B 1-like, with protein MVKEKLGTWERRFLCITAKKLLIRLCIDPREANSNCQYVLRFYLTRCHKDGSGRVNVEHHLSLVENFMQKNTFEDNSIQLWYPLLQIYRNIQENLRKESYSIYIYKVMKQVHPDTGISSKAMSIMNSFVKNIFERIAGEASRLAHYNKRSTISSREIQTAVRLLLPGELAKHAVSEGTKAVTKYTSSK; from the exons ATGGTCAAAGAAAAACTGGGCACGTGGGAGCGACGCTTCCTCTGCATCACTGCTAAGAAACTGCTCATCAG gcTGTGCATAGACCCCCGGGAAGCAAACAGCAACTGTCaatatgtgctgaggttctacctgacCCGGTGTCACAAGGATGGGTCTGGCCGTGTTAACGTGGAACACCACCTATCACTTGTGGAAAATTTTATGCAGAAAAACACCTTTGAGGACAACTCCATCCAGCTGTGGTACCCACTGCTACAGATCTACAG GAATATTCAGGAAAATTTGAGGAAGGAGAGTTactccatctacatctacaaagtgatgaagcaggttcaccccgacaccggcatctcctccaaggccatgagcatcatgaactcgtTCGTGAAAAATATTTTCGAGCGCATCGCGGGTGAGGCTTCCcgcctggcccattacaacaagcgcagcaccatcagctcccgggagatccagaccgccgtgcgcctgctgctgcccggggaactggccaagcacgccgtgtcggaagggacaaaggcggtgaccaagtacaccagctccaagtaa